The Fortiea contorta PCC 7126 genome has a segment encoding these proteins:
- a CDS encoding endonuclease/exonuclease/phosphatase family protein, with the protein MASRIYLILATTALLILGSLSILSYIAWSWSLELFAHFRFHYLVLSLILTIILFILWRTRQVKNKILFLAALLLVGINAIEVIPWYLPNARQMNVNSDKQVRVLSYNMNIKNKSYQEMINLVQNERPDIALFIEIDQDIFTKLKTALQPSLSNGFRSPGGGLAILTRLPMKDAKGESFNGQGGHNLIATLEIDKKPVKFIGTHPFVPVTQANFHRRNRQLEALNNYVQKLDQPLILAGDFNLTPWSPYYHRFVNKTKLHNTRLGFGILPSWPRPASYVNLPNWLLPLINIPIDHCFVNQHFSVARTYIGTNANSDHASLIADLVLRQ; encoded by the coding sequence ATGGCTTCAAGAATCTACTTAATCTTGGCAACTACCGCTTTATTAATTCTCGGTTCATTATCTATATTATCTTATATTGCTTGGTCTTGGTCATTAGAATTATTCGCCCATTTCCGCTTTCATTATTTAGTTTTATCATTAATACTTACTATTATTTTATTTATTCTTTGGAGAACCCGCCAAGTTAAAAACAAAATTCTGTTTTTAGCGGCTTTATTACTAGTAGGAATCAATGCCATTGAAGTAATTCCCTGGTATCTACCCAATGCCCGACAGATGAATGTTAACTCAGATAAACAGGTGCGGGTTTTATCATATAATATGAATATTAAAAATAAAAGCTATCAGGAAATGATTAATTTAGTGCAGAATGAACGCCCTGATATCGCTTTATTTATTGAAATTGATCAAGACATATTTACCAAGCTAAAAACTGCGCTCCAACCAAGCTTATCTAATGGTTTTAGAAGTCCTGGAGGTGGTCTAGCTATCCTTACCCGCTTACCCATGAAAGATGCTAAAGGTGAAAGCTTTAATGGACAAGGAGGTCATAACCTCATCGCCACTTTAGAAATAGATAAAAAGCCAGTTAAATTTATTGGTACTCATCCTTTTGTACCCGTAACACAAGCTAATTTTCACCGACGTAATCGACAACTAGAGGCGCTGAATAATTATGTACAAAAATTAGATCAGCCATTAATTTTAGCCGGAGATTTTAATTTAACGCCTTGGTCGCCTTACTATCACAGATTTGTCAACAAAACAAAGTTGCATAACACCCGCTTAGGTTTTGGTATTTTACCAAGCTGGCCGCGACCAGCAAGTTATGTCAATTTACCAAACTGGCTATTACCATTAATAAATATTCCCATTGACCACTGCTTTGTCAACCAACATTTTAGTGTCGCGCGCACATATATAGGAACCAATGCTAATTCTGATCACGCTTCACTAATTGCGGATTTAGTATTACGTCAGTGA
- a CDS encoding MOSC domain-containing protein, with the protein MPYLAKILLYPVKSLDGVEVEIATVLASGALQRDREYAIFDDAQKFVNGKRHAKIHLLRAQFTLAQKTLSLQIPGNDSPQIFHLDQERQALEAALSDFLGFAVKVEQNTLTGFPDDLNCSGPTVISTATLMEVASWFPNVSVEEMRRRIRANIEIGGVSAFWEDQLFSAESETVSFRVGDVHFFGVQPCQRCVVPTRNPDSSAVYPNFQKTFIQQRQATVPNWVATARFRHFYSLSVNTRLPASAAGKILQIGDEITII; encoded by the coding sequence ATGCCATACCTAGCCAAAATTCTACTGTATCCAGTTAAGTCTCTTGATGGCGTGGAAGTTGAAATTGCCACAGTTTTGGCTAGTGGAGCATTACAGCGCGATCGCGAATACGCAATTTTTGATGATGCACAAAAGTTTGTCAATGGCAAGCGCCACGCCAAAATTCATCTTCTGCGGGCGCAGTTTACATTAGCCCAGAAAACTCTCTCGCTACAAATTCCAGGGAACGATTCACCACAAATTTTCCATCTGGATCAGGAGCGACAAGCTCTAGAAGCAGCTTTAAGTGATTTTTTGGGATTTGCTGTCAAAGTAGAGCAAAACACGCTCACAGGCTTTCCCGATGACCTCAACTGCTCTGGCCCAACAGTGATTAGCACCGCAACTTTAATGGAAGTGGCTTCTTGGTTTCCCAATGTCAGTGTTGAGGAAATGCGCCGTCGGATACGTGCCAATATAGAAATTGGCGGTGTATCGGCGTTTTGGGAAGACCAGCTATTTAGCGCCGAAAGCGAGACAGTCTCTTTTCGAGTCGGAGACGTACATTTTTTTGGTGTTCAACCGTGTCAGCGCTGCGTCGTCCCCACGCGCAACCCTGACTCCAGCGCAGTTTACCCAAATTTTCAAAAAACATTTATCCAACAGCGACAAGCTACTGTACCGAATTGGGTAGCGACGGCGCGTTTTCGCCACTTCTACAGCTTGAGTGTGAATACACGATTACCAGCATCAGCAGCAGGAAAAATTTTGCAGATTGGTGATGAAATTACAATTATTTAG
- a CDS encoding DUF3352 domain-containing protein, with protein MPESKLKFLIPTIGAVVAITGGIAAYLYLKTPVGDSTGALGSAKVVPATALMATYINTDPQAWEKLKQFGTPEAQNLITKGLEKFNQDAFKESNISYETDLKPWVGGVMIAVLPPNSVKPAQLNTPGDQLNQPTNPQSEPNVLVVVGIKDKLGALNFGNKLKSQKGVKFTETDYKGEKITETREQGKPTYSVVLNNSQLVLAPEKKGIEQAIDTFKGQPSFAGKEGASTILAKGVDVKNSLAQIYVPDYAGMVQQLITSNPQATQLPPQTLNQLKLVKSMVAGVGVDDGGVRLKAIANLDPQLNKFQYQNAPANIVGQFPADTLALVSGQGISRSWSLLLEQSKDYPEFNQAVEQVRQQLKATANLDLDKEVIGWMNQEFAIAAIPSNQGILASVGVGGAFVFDTSDRKTAESTLTKLDDLIKRQSVTVANRNVGGKDITEWQTPQGAVLSHGWLDQDTLLVAVGGPIADAIATAKNQPLDNSETFKAVTSSLQKPNGGYFYLDMDKTVTLINRFPGQSLPPDASTILASIRGLGVTATSPDKSTSELEMLLALKPKTTK; from the coding sequence ATGCCTGAAAGTAAATTAAAGTTTTTAATTCCTACCATCGGTGCGGTTGTGGCTATTACTGGTGGTATAGCCGCTTATCTATACTTGAAAACGCCTGTCGGGGATAGTACCGGGGCACTCGGCAGTGCTAAAGTTGTTCCAGCTACAGCATTAATGGCTACTTACATTAATACTGATCCCCAGGCTTGGGAAAAGTTAAAGCAGTTTGGGACTCCGGAAGCCCAAAATCTGATCACCAAGGGGCTGGAGAAATTTAACCAAGATGCTTTTAAAGAAAGTAACATTTCTTATGAAACAGATTTAAAGCCTTGGGTTGGTGGGGTGATGATTGCTGTGTTACCGCCGAACTCTGTGAAACCCGCACAGTTAAACACTCCAGGTGATCAACTTAATCAACCTACAAACCCACAATCTGAACCTAATGTTTTGGTGGTGGTGGGAATTAAGGACAAACTCGGTGCTTTGAATTTTGGTAACAAACTCAAGTCACAAAAAGGTGTCAAATTCACGGAAACTGATTATAAAGGCGAAAAAATTACGGAAACCAGGGAACAGGGAAAACCGACATATAGTGTGGTCTTAAATAATAGTCAACTGGTTTTGGCTCCAGAGAAAAAAGGTATTGAACAAGCGATTGATACCTTTAAAGGTCAGCCATCTTTTGCTGGTAAAGAAGGTGCGAGTACAATTCTGGCTAAGGGTGTGGATGTGAAAAATTCCCTAGCCCAAATTTATGTACCTGATTATGCGGGGATGGTACAGCAATTAATCACCTCTAATCCCCAAGCAACGCAATTACCTCCACAAACCCTTAACCAATTGAAGCTGGTAAAATCTATGGTGGCGGGTGTTGGAGTGGATGATGGGGGTGTGAGATTAAAAGCGATCGCTAATTTAGATCCGCAATTAAATAAATTCCAGTACCAAAATGCTCCCGCAAATATAGTCGGACAATTTCCCGCTGATACTTTAGCTCTCGTCAGCGGTCAGGGTATCAGTCGTAGCTGGTCATTGTTACTGGAGCAGTCAAAAGATTATCCTGAATTTAATCAAGCGGTGGAACAAGTACGTCAGCAGTTGAAAGCAACCGCCAATCTAGATTTAGATAAAGAAGTGATTGGCTGGATGAATCAAGAATTTGCGATCGCAGCGATTCCCTCAAATCAAGGTATCCTAGCTAGCGTAGGTGTTGGGGGCGCTTTTGTATTTGATACTAGCGATCGCAAAACTGCAGAAAGCACTCTGACCAAGCTCGATGACTTAATCAAAAGGCAATCAGTCACAGTTGCTAACCGAAATGTTGGTGGTAAGGATATCACGGAATGGCAAACTCCGCAAGGGGCCGTATTGTCTCATGGTTGGCTAGATCAAGATACCCTACTTGTGGCTGTGGGTGGGCCGATTGCAGATGCGATCGCCACTGCGAAGAATCAACCCCTCGATAATAGCGAAACTTTTAAGGCTGTTACTAGTTCTTTGCAAAAACCCAACGGTGGTTACTTTTACTTAGATATGGACAAAACAGTCACATTAATTAATCGGTTTCCCGGTCAATCCCTCCCCCCTGACGCCAGCACCATTCTGGCTTCTATCCGTGGTTTGGGCGTTACTGCTACCAGTCCCGATAAATCCACGAGCGAATTAGAAATGTTATTAGCTCTCAAGCCCAAAACAACAAAATAA